From the Drosophila sechellia strain sech25 chromosome X, ASM438219v1, whole genome shotgun sequence genome, the window aactctgaaaccaactgagggaactacggccaagccgacaactttgaaaccaactgagggaactacggccaagccgacaactttgaaaccaactgagggaactactgccaagccgacaactctgaaaccaactgagggaacatcggccaagccaacaactctgaaaccaactgagggaactacggccaagccgacaactctgaaaccaactgatgGAACTACGGCCAAGCCTACAACTCAGAAACCAACTGATGGAACTACGGCCAAGCCTACAACTCAGAAACCAACGGAAGCAACGActgccaagccaacaactcagaaaccaactgatggaactacggccaagccgacaactctgaaaccaacggAAGCAACGActgccaagccaacaactcagaaaccaactgagggaactacggccAAGCCTACAACTCTGAGGCCTACGGACGGAACAACGCCACAGCGGACTTCTCAGCGGACGACAACCTTTAAGCCAACATCGGAGAAGACGACTACGGAATCTCTCCCTCCGTTTATTATCTTTGATGTGATAACTGGAACACCATTACCAAGCACGCTCAATATTTCGTAAAGCATCATCAAACAGAACTACAGTAGTGATAAACCAATTGAATCCATAATTAATGTAAATTTTAATTCTAGTAAACTCTCAACAACATTACATTACCGCTAAGTAATAAAATGATACATTCCAAAGATTCTACAATAACTCATTTAAAATGATTTCTTATatattaccaaaaaaaaagtttgttttgtaACTGGTTCCCGGTGGGGCTCCACGAGTATTAGTTTTATATGCTAGGGACCTACTTTTTTACAGGGGTATATTGTTGTCCAAAGTATTACCATCTTCAGCGCTCTCCTCGCTGTCGGAATCATTGTTGGCATCCCGCCAGTCGCACAAGCCGGGGAACTTTTCGCTGATTCGATGCTGGGGGCATTTAGATCCCGCCGGACCAGATTGGTAGATGGGTTCGTTGAAAATGTTGTTGTAGTCATAGTTGCACGTCAACATGAACTGGAAGCGATTGGATTTGGGCTCCAGGAAACGGACACCGGCGCAGCCCACGCGATTCACTCGATCCGAAACAAGTAATGTGAAGTGACCAATCTTCTTGCTGCGGGAAAgcaatattatatttaatcgtattattatttaatcgtatattatttaattgtgatatttttatggctttaAAGAAATTTGAAATCTTGTAGAGTTCTTTTCAATACAGAAGTTTTGGACCTCTTTCTCTAGATTTTAGCGACTTACCCTTGCGGATGTGGATGATATCTATCGATGAAGCTCTGATTGGCATCCTGGTGTTCGCGGAACCAGTTGATCACGAAGGATTTCATGCGTCGCGAATGCGATTTGAACTCTCTTCCGATCCAAAAGTAACCGATATTCTGGCCACTAAACTTGAAACGCGGTGTATTGCGGCACTTGTCGTGGGCGAATTGGCAGCGTTTGGCATGCAAGGCGGCCATTTGCTCCAGTTCGGTATCCCAACGCAGCAGCGGCATATGGGCGGCGCTTCTATAGCCATCCAGATCTCCGCTGGCGATCTTCGATCTGGCCAAATTGTGCATGTCCAACAGGAGCTGGCGTCGCCTCTCGCTCATTTCCAGGAGCTTGGGTTCCGGTCCACAGGCGGGTGAGAAGCTGCCGTTGTTGCCACATGCGGTATGCGGCACATGCACCAAATGCGTTCCATTGTACAGCTCACATAGTCCAACCGCACAGTAGCCGCCAGTGGACACTGGAGTAGTGGTGGTTATAGCATCGGTTAAGGTCTGAGCTCCGATTAATCCCTTTTCGCAAACCAAAACTAAGAGGAGCACTGCAGGCGCCCACAGGGCGAACACGCTGCACTTGCTCAACAATCTCGGCATCTCGACGGTCAACACGCTACTGATCTGAGGTCGAGCGGCACTTTGGGTTTATGAATGGGTTATGGCTAACCATCGCCTAGCTGCCTCCGCCGGCGTCGCTGCTTTTCCCACTTCTTTGGGCTGGGCAGCGCGGCGGGGTCCATAACTGGTTCTCATTAGAAAGAAATTAGCCATGGGAATTAGTGGGGCTTTAATATGAGGACATCGGATCGGGCCATTCTTAAAATATTATCTTAATCATTGGTTTATAAGCTTTGCTATTATTACGTGGAAATTAGTCGATTAAATGGAAATTAGCTATTTATAGAATACAACCTTTAAAGCGCAGACTTTGGCAATAATTGCATTGAAACATAGTGTAGAAATCCTAGCCTGCTAGGTTTTCGACACCCAGTCCTCATCCCCCATCGTCGCCCGGCTTCCGGCAGTGCACCGCGTGTGCTGCACCAGTAGATCACCCCTATATCATCGCCATATCACCACCTCTTCGCACCGATCCGTGGAGAACCGGTTTGGCGTCGGCTCATCGCTCCGGGCTCTGATGTTGGGATGTGGGTATGCGtctgggtctgggtctgggtctgggtctggCCCCCGTGTAAGTGGTATAATCAGTTACCGGCGGCCAGTGTGGGAAAAATGCTCGCTTCAAGGCAATTGCCGATAAGTAGCTGAGTCGGGGAATTATTGACTTTCCGCTTAGCTTTAGTCAAGTCAGCTAGCCCGGCCAAAAGCCGTTAACACAACAGAGACAAGCGTCgtaaacccaaaaaaaataagaaaaaaaaatggaaaaaataataaaaaaaaaaaaacaaatgtaaaGAAGGCAGAAAAATACAGAAATTAATGAAACGTCGACAGAAACGTGCCTCACACCTAATCGGcgttaattaaaataacaatgCTTCGACAGCTGAACCTTCGCACTAAACACACCAACAATACCAAAATgcgaaatatgcaaaaaacggaaaagaccaaaaatAAGCGAAAAAAATTCTTATAATTATGACGTCCccgaaataaaacgaaataaagAATGGATCGAGACGTTTATTGATTCTGGATACGAGTCTGGGTCAATTCTATTTATAATCTGATGGCTTTTGTGGTCCCAAGATCAGTTAGTTGTCAAAATGTATTTGGTTTGGCAACTTGAGTGCTTTTGCATTTGCGACTTTGCATCACTGGCAGTTTTGAGTTCGAGtacatgaaaaatattaaatttacacAGACTTGAAAACATGAAAAAATTTGTCTTGCAAATTCAAAGCTCGTAACTTACGTGAGCTATGGCGGTAAAAAATAATGGTATCTTCGCACGTGCCACGTTGTAGGATTGTAAATGGAAATAACTTTACCCAGATggctttaaaataattttcgcATTAATTTGCCAGGGTATTGGACTCTTCGGACCGTTGGCCGTAATAAACTCTAGTTTTCGCTTCTTCTTTTATTGGCCTAATTACGATGCGGCTGCTTGATTCGCTTTTATTGGCCTATCACATCATTGAGTTTCTTTAAGAAGTTCGGCTCATACGATGCGATCATTGACttttaattttgcaaaaaaaaaaaatatatatattattttatttgaaaactgCTAGAAACTGAATAAGTGTTAGAGGGAAATTCTCCCATTCATTAAAAGCGATTGAAAAACTATTCGATCCATATATTGGCTATGAATTTCCCCATTATTCATTGAATGTAAAAATGTATGCATCACTTAATTGTTCATTCAAATTGCAGAAAATTATTCAATAAGTCTTGGGGTTTTATTGGCTGACTCAATTGAAGTTCTCCGGCATATATGATTAGCCAGTTATGATTATGAATGATTTGTGAGCGGCAATCACAATAGTTGCTTAGTAGTTGTTTTAGCCACGATTTTTGCTGGCCAGACAGAACTCGTACTCGTATCTGTTGTAATTAAAGATCTCTTGGCAGTCATCAGATAGATCAGCCAGCCAGTCAAACTCGGATTGAAAGCCAATGCTGAAGTTCGAGAAGTTCGCGTGTCTCTTGAAAAAAAgaggaatatatatacacatatataattTGCATAGAAAATGATTAATCACGCAGCGATTAGTTGTTAGCAACGTCAACGCTGCAGttgtttaataaaaacaataaatttagcAGCGTCTAAACATAAATGACTCTGAAAAATGTGTACGAAAATACATTTGGGGAGCGGGTAACCCCACTTGGCGTTATGATTGGCAGCATAATTACCATATATCGCCACCGCTGCACTTCCTCATTCTGTAATTACACCAATTGCGGCAGTACATCACGTTAAGCGTGACGCCGGAATGACCTCCAGATAATCGGGCGATAATCATATTGGAATGCCAGATCTATGGAGATGTCACCAAGCGTTCTTGTTGTTGGCGGAAGTGCATAAACAATTGTTTGGCCAAGAAAATGATTTGGGAAACTCAGGGGAAAGCATACATACAAATGCTGCATATCTGCATATTTTACTTGAATTTCAGAAAGTTGACCCAGAATGACACCTtaatgcatatacatatgcataaCTGTACGATTCCTGGCAGCCATCTGGCTAAAAAGCGAGGGTCAAGTTGGCCATGGTAATGGCATGGCCGCACAACTAGGTGGCTTTCTAATGGCCGGCGTTGAAGGCTCTTATCATAATTAGCATATTTCGTCCAGTGTATTTTGGCCTGGCTAGCGATGATCCCTTTGTGTCCGTGTGCCTCTGTGAGCCATATAATTGCTGGCAACAAAACGTGACGTTTGCGTTTGCAATGGCGATGGCAACTTCGTGTCCTGGGCTGTTACCTTGGCAATTAGTTGGTCGAATCTGCCAGAGTTTAATTATACGATGCAGCTTCCCTCAAATATACCGAACTGTAAGCGCTTTGAATGTGTTTTGCACTAGctaaattatcaaaaatatatatccggaatatccggctcgaaggaccaaatcTAAAATTCTTTCAGTCAGAACAAGCTCTGTTGCGCATTATATTTTAACTTCGGgaaattatttgatttattagATATATGTTTGGGAACGTTGCTTTTGGATTTCGGCTTTAGCTAGTAATATTGTGTTTTTCAAAACGTGGTTTGTTGACTTTGCCGCCGACAAATGTTGTTCGTTGCCATTACTATTGTCAGCCAGTTGTCAGGTGTTGGCAGTGGGCTAGctgcatttcattttcatttcattttattaaatttaattttcggCTTTGTCTCTCGATCCAtctatgtgtgcgtgtgtgtgtgtgtgtatccgCACTAATTAAATTCATGCTGAAATTTTTCTAATTAAAAGTTTACtaatgaaatttatgcagctgctgttgccaATGCTGCTGTCtgcgtgggtgtgtgtgtgtgtgtacactgtgtgtgtgtgtgtgtgtttggttgAAAGCCCAAAAGTCGcgctttcaattaaaaatcgcCATGAACGGTTCGGATTTTGTGGGGTTATGGGTTTGAGATAGGGGGGATTTTACACACGGACAGCTGGCCAGTTTGATGTGCCCGAATTAGAATTgtattaaattgcatttttgtggttattatttatttcattgcaTTTCACTGCACTTTCACGTCTTGCGTCTGCCCGactgcctttttttttgttttggttttatttaattttgtatttttacgTATTTGCGTAAACAACTGCGGGGGCAAGTTAATGCAATCAAATGTGGCATAATTAAAAACTAATATCGAGTGGTGTTTGGATGGAGGGGGCAGTTGCAAATGCAGGGGCCGTGTTGCGGTTTGATTATCAACTACgtgtaaataaataagcagGCCTTGATTTAGTCGATTATATGGATATTTACACATTAGCCTGGGAGAACTCATTCAGCTTCCACATCTATATACAACAAGCCACTGAACAACGAgcatatattttcaaaaatgaaTAATCCTGATTCTCCACCTCTTGTCGGTAAAGAAGGACCCGGTTCGCCTCCGAAAAAGGCGATTTGTGTTGTAATCCCAACGGTAGTGGAAAAGAAGAATTTGAAACGCAAAAACGATTCTGATATCGATGAATCAGATGGCGTTCCTCCAGTTAAGAAAGTTAAATTGGGATAGTTTAGAGAACACTGGCACGCGAATTCGTATATACATATGGGATCGGACATTTCTCTCTAAATTGGATTACCCGTGTGGAATTTCGATTAAATGCTTAGTCGCCATGTACATGTAGTGCATCAAAGCATTGATAATGGTAAGTAATCATTAGTTGCAATTGATTAGCTAATTTAGCGAAATAGCTAATAATGGTTTTAAACTGTTTTTCCTTAAATTAGATGTGATGTCGCCTAAATTGGATTATTGGTACACTCAAATTATAAATTGGATTCCGTGCAGTGCTCCAAAACTTTTTAAGTGaattaaactttaaaatttgttAAGGGGAAATTAAtgcttttaaaatatatttattttcaaccGTCTGAATGCTTTTTAACCTTTTCCCTCGGTTTCTCACGTATCTGGTTGGTTATATATATCGGTGGTGTTTTGTATTTCATATGTTTCCtttatttattcttatttCGTTTTTATACCCTTCACTTAAAGGGTATACcaagattcgttgaaaagttcACGACCACTCTAACGCCTAAAAAgcacccaaaactgccacaATTTTTAACGTTTGGAGTGTATGTATATCCTTAATCCTTGTGCACTTGATACCAATTCTCGAGGATACATCTTGAAAACTAGTAGCGGAAGTATGGGGGTCCTAATTATATTTGGACTGTGCAACAGGACTCctattttctcgcagtgtctTGTACTAAGCGGATGAATAGGCCGCTTAAACTTCCGAGCTCCCAAGTGATTACCACTATTAAAGAAAAGTACGCTTTGTTACTCAATTGAGTGCTTGATATGGCCAGCGTGGACCGAACAGTTTGAACCAAGTATTAAGGGCAGAGGTGTATGAGGTGTACGAGTGTATGAAGTGTATGAGGTGTATTAAGTGTATGAGAGGTATAAGTAGGTGGTAGCTGGCCATATCAACGCACTGGGGAATGTGTTTAATTGCAACAACAAGATATCGTGTGGAGTTAAACATCCTGGTCAATTCGGAAAGGAGGAGGGGGACGAGGTGGATCCGATATCCTCGGTCAAGGTCTCGCTCGATTCGAGCGGCATCAAGGCCGACTCGTGCAACCGGAATCCATGGAGACTGCAAGTGCAAGCGCTTTGTGTAGAAAATAACTATACTATACTCGGTGAATTACTTACCGGGGGACGTACTTCTCCACGGGCGGCTGGGGTTTCAACATCGGAAACTCCATGAAGAACAGGTGCGGGAAGCTGGTGCCGAACATGGCTCCGTCCAGCTTTGGACGGTATTTCGGCCGGAAGACGTCTTTACAGCTTGGGCAGTAGATCTTAACTGTGGACTGGCCCCACTTGTCGCTGAGGCCCACTGGCAGGGTTTTCTGCTCTTTACAGTAGAATCTCGGACACGACCCGAAGTCCCCCTCTCATACTTCAGGCGCATATCTTCCAAGCCACGCGCCGACACAATGTATCTGGCGTGGATCATGCAGTACAGCTTCTCCTCGTAGCCGGAGACCCAGGCCACGGACCTGTCGAACAACGGTTCCAGGACCACGTCCAGTGTCTCCTTGAAGTACTCCAGCCCCGTCAGGTTGAACTTGTTCTCTATGAAGTCGATGGGCACGCGGCAGACGAACTCGTTGCCAATCATCCCAACGAACCAACCAATCCAGCTGGCATCTACTTTATGCTCGTTGCTCTGGCTACAAGATTTTACTGTGATTTGCTATCATTTCTATAAGAAGAACCTAGTTACTTACGGGCTCGACATGTTCACttgttaaaaatgtaatacaaaGTGCAGTGCGAAATGACAAGGCTATATTATGACTATGCCAAAATGGCATCCATGTGTCAGAGTATCGACAGGGCTGCAACACTTAATCGCCCGGGAACTCGATAACTTTACAAAAACCCTAAAATCGTCAATGCGGCAAGTTCAgcttttatattattttattaatagtATCCAAATCAAAATCTTATAAATTCAGGAATTTTTTAACACTTAAATTCATTAATAAACTTACCTTTCGCCATTCACTGGCGATGGTTtgcattaaaatgaaaattctgGAAATTCAAACACGGAAGTGGGTTTTTGACCACCGCGATGTGTCCTTCTTCAAGACACGAATATTAAGTGATTGCATGCACACAAATGTGAGGGCAACTCAATTACGGAAGCGTTTTGCGCCATGTGGCACCGCCAAGGATTTCATTTGGCTGGCAAGTCACGTGatgtgcaacagcagcagcagcagcagcagtcgcttGTAGGTTATGTTTCTTTATGCCGCAGAGAGGATCTGGAGATCTGGTGATCGGGGGTTGggggtcaggggtcagggTTCAGCGGTGTGGAGTCTAGGGTCTAGGGTCTGGGGTGGGGTCTGGGGTCAAACGCTGACCCGACACAATGATAAACTGCGTGCCGCAATATGAGGCAGCTAGCCGCAGaactttttggccaagagTTGCGAGTGTAGGAGACCGGCCTGCCGCTAATTTATGTCATCCTTCGTCCTTCCTCCTTCCCAGTCCTCCGAAGATGTATCCTGGCCGATGGCCAATGGGAGGCCTTCTCCACGGCAGTGTTTAACATGCGCCGACTGCCGCCCTTCTAGTTACCATTTTTCTCCCTGCGCCTtctatcctttttttttttttggttgcgACATGGTCAACTGGCACATGGCATTCCCAGTGGCACGCTCCAGGGGCATCAATATTCCCGACGCTGGACGCGCATGGCCACCTTCGGCGAGGAAAGACATTCGCTGGGCCACCAAAGCTCCCAAGACGCACGGATGCACTGCGCGAGAAATTCGCATTTAAACGGTAAAGATCTAAAAATCtaattaattcattaattaaCAAGCAAGATACAATATGGCACACATAGGGCAAAACAAGTAATAGTaaaaagttttatattttgacCCATGTTTTTCCGGTAGTGTACCAATTTTGATACAATACTCGGTCAGAGACATTGAAGCCAAGGCTAAGAACACAGTCAAAATATTGACACGACTTGCTCTTGGCCAAGCTCTTTGTTGCGCTTTATTGACACTGCCCAAGGACGTGCAACGTATCCGTGTAATGCGCCCGGTGTCCTGCCCTCCGCATCCTGGCATCCAGCCTTCCACTCGCCACTTTGTGCCTTCTGTCTGCCAACTTGCTTTTATTCTCGTTTCCAATTTGCTCGATTTTAAAGACATTTGCCTCGCTTCGAATGGCTGGCATTTTGAAATTCGTTTACTTCAATAATGCCAAGTAATGGCTGAGATTTCGTTGCTcgatttatatacatatattttcaacCGGCTggatgttttttattttttccctcGGTTTCTCACGTATctggttggttttttttttaatatatataggtGGTATTTTGTATCTcaaatgttttcttttgtttatttctgtttcgtttttatacccgttacttaaAGGGTATACcaagattcgttgaaaagttcAAAGCCACTCTAACCCCTACAAACCACTCAAAACTGCCacaatttttaagttttattatatatcaaaaataacTTTCTTTTTCGTACTGCCacagctgagtaacgggtatcagATAGTCGAGGAAATTGACTATACCGTTCTCTTGTTTAGTTTTCATTGTTGGCTTTTGTCTGTGCCTCTTTCGGGAAAAATGAGCGTGTTTGGCTTAGGCGATTTCCACGGCATCGAACTAAAGGCCTCACGTTTGCCGGTTGAAACTCGCAGATACAATCTGCACAATCATTTTgcataatatatttttataagctTGGATTTATaggaaataagaaaataacctttcacattaataaatatttaaatatcaaAATACACACATTAAATAGAACCTCAACAAGGTAAAAAATTTCCAAAATCATCTTACGTTTCTTAACTTCCttccttactcgtagagtaaaagggtatactcgattcgttgaaaagtaagTAGCAGGCTGagggaagcgtttccgaccatataaaatttatacattcttgatcaggattaatagccgagtcgatctggccatgtccgtctgtccgtacgaacgtcgagatctcaggaactgcaaaagctagaaggttgataTTATACAGATTGTAGAGACGAAGACGCAGCGGAAGTTctttgacccatgttgccacgcccactctaaggACCACAAACGGCACAAAACTGCCaagcccacatttttgaaaaattgttgaatattttttcataattttattagtcgcttacattttatttagaaaAGGTGGTATCAGGTGTATTAGGGGTATGAAGTGTATGAGGTGTATGAGGTGTATGAGGTGTATGAGGTGTATGCGGTGTATGAGGTGTATGAGGTGTAAGAGGTGCATGAGTATATGGTAGCTGGCCATATGAACGCACTAGGGAATGTGTTtaatagcaacaacaagatATCGTGTGGAGTTAAACATCCTGGTCAATTCGGAAAGGAGGAGGGGGACGAGGTGGATCCGATATCCTCGGTCAAGGTCTCGCTCGATTCGAGCGGCATCAAGGCCGACTCGTGCAACCGGAATCCATGGAGACTGCAAGTGCAAGCGCTTTGTGTAGAAAATAACTATACTATACTCGGTGAATTACTTACCGGGGGACGTACTTCTCCACGGGCGGCTGGGGTTTCAACATCGGAAACTCCATGAAGAACAGGTGCGGGAAGCTGGTGCCGAACATGGCTCCGTCCAGCTTTGGACGGTATTTCGGCCGGAAGACGTCTTTACAGCTTGGGCAGTAGATCTTAACTGTGGACTGGCCCCACTTGTCGCTGAGGCCCACTGGCAGGGTTTTCTGCTCTTTACAGTAGAATCTCGGACACGACCCGAAGTCCCCCCTCTCATACTTCAGGCGCATATCTTCCAAGCCACGCGCCGACACAATGTATCTGGCGTGGATCATGCAGTACAGCTTCTCCTCGTAGCCGGAGACCCAGGCCACGGACCTGTCGAACAACGGTTCCAGGACCACGTCCAGTGTCTCCTTGAAGTACTCCAGCCCCGTCAGGTTGAACTTGTTCTCTATGAAGTCGATGGGCACGCGGCAGACGAACTCGTTGCCAATCATCCCAACGAACCAACCAATCCAGCTGGCATCTACTTTATGCTCGTTGCTCTGGCTACAAGATTTTACTGTGATTTGCTATCATTTCTATAAGAAGAACCTAGTTACTTACGGGCTCGACATGTTCACttgttaaaaatgtaatacaaaGTGCAGTGCGAAATGACAAGGCTATATTATGACTATGCCAAAATGACATCTATGTGTTAGAGTTTCGACAGGGTAGCAACCCCTAATCGCCCGGGAACTCGATACCTTTACAAAAACCGTAAACTCGTCAAAGCGGCAAGTTcagcttttatatttttttttttttagtattatCCAATGCAAAATGATATAAATTCTGGAATTATTAagattaaaatcattaataaacaTACCATATTACCAGttaactatttaaataaaacacaacttggtttatttttttataattaagtCCGTTACTCTTGGAGTAAAAGGCAATAATAGATTCGTTTCCGatcatataaagtatatattctttatattATATGaccaggatcaatagccgagtcgatctggccatgtccgtctgtccgtatgaacgtcgagatctcaggaactataaattaaatcgataaatttctatcgattttctaaaaaaacaatatctatcgatatcctagaaaaatgatgaaaaatgaaatttggCGTTTAAATTCACAggagctgagtaacgggtatctgatagtatTATGCTTATTTAAAGGAATGTATTCTAATGATTTTGATTTCCGCTTTGCTGCCCCATTACTCGTGCCATGACTTTTACATATTTTCCCACAATTGTCGAGTGTTCAACGTAAGTCCGTTGACTTGAGCTCATCCTGATTGCATGGCGTAAATAGTGCGCAAAGGAGCAAATGTCCTGGACATTCTTATTCTCTGTTATTTTTTTCCGTCGAGCTTAAGCCACGCACATCATAGCGTAATCACTTTACGTTGCCGCGTAATGCGGACGGCAAACACCCATACATTCTTACGGCATTTCCATATGCAATTGGGCGCATTAATTCAATTGAGCCGATGACGATAAGGACGTGGATGCCAGGCTACTAACGTTAATGAACCGGGCGGGAAAGTTCCGGACAGGACAATGAGCGAATGGcatcaaataaataagcaTAATTAATGCAGTCCTTCGACAAGTTTTCCGTTGTCCTTGACTGTAGCTGATACCCAtctgtacatatatattggcCATCCTTTGCCTAATTTATCCTGATGGCGGACTTGATACGGACTTGCCTCTGCGACAGGAGACTTGGCTAAGTGGCACCCGATTCCCGGAGACTTTATAAATATGACTGTGCGTCATAAAAATGTATGAGGCGCAGTTGTCGAAGTGCATGAATTTTCTGCGGGCCTTGCTGTGTTTCTTAATGCACTGAGCAAAAAACTaacatatataacatatattaTGCTCATTAATTTAAAgatggttttatttattttaattttattttaaagataATTCTATTTAGCTATAATCTCGAAATATTTGTAGAATTTATTATGCCAGCTAAAAAGACAGATAAAAGCTAAAAACTTAGTACTTGTGCCACcagaatattttttaaattatgcctaaaacatttattaaaaGCAGACTTTCCGCTGCTCTTTTCTCCATGTTTATGTGGCAAGGACAGTCATTATGGGTTGGCGTTGTGAACCAGCTGGGACAACACATAGTCCTCCGCTTGCCCCTCCACCTCCTTCGTCACCTACTTCATCTTCATCTCCGTCTTTCCGACCATCTCCTCTTGTCTACATCTCTCATCCCCGATCCCCAATCCTCAGCCCTTATCCGTGGATTCCGAATTGGAATCGCCACGTGGCCACGTGTTTACATGCGTTCCGGCCATAAAGTAACGCCAACAAACGCACTTTACAGCCTCCAAAAAGTGCCGTCTGGAATATGGGAACATGGCTGGGACGACAACCCCCGATTGGCGAACTCCTGGCAAAAGGTGGCTCAAGctaaatttttaatgaaacgtCGCAtagaaaacgaagaaaaagtTGAATTTATGACTAGCACATGAATACACGGACCTGGGGtagctatgtatgtataaacTCGTAGGTCCCAAAAGGTACACTAAATcaaatcatttttaaatttttaaacaaattgcaatttaagTACTTGAGCTTATTATGACAAGCAGAATATCAGAttgatttcaataaaaatatccATATTACAGACCATTATAGATATTTAAGGAAATTGGTAGATACTTAATAGTATATTAAATTCTACATTCTACATCACACTGTTTTTTCCctgataaatatattgaaaggTATCACTTAGTCGGTTCATTTGGCCAACTTGTCTTCTTCTGTCCCTTTGGCCGTGAAaccttatttttttctatttttctaGACTAGGTGCCTTGGGTCACGACTGGTTTTTGATTAGCTGCGATTGGTCGCAGTTGTTGACGTCTGTTTGATGGCCAAGTAAAAAgtaaagtgaaaaaaaaaaatatatatatccttTTCAGTTACCAGGTGAAGGGATTGTAACTCTCATAAAATAGGGAAATATTTGTTGCTATGAATAAGTTTTATagtgtatttaaatatttcttatttaatgTCCTaccaattcaatttcaatttctgtTTAATGGCCAAGAACTCGAAAGTTTCTTAAGCACCGTAAACAATAAGACAATGAATTATAATTAA encodes:
- the LOC6618529 gene encoding antigen 5 like allergen Cul n 1, with the protein product MPRLLSKCSVFALWAPAVLLLVLVCEKGLIGAQTLTDAITTTTPVSTGGYCAVGLCELYNGTHLVHVPHTACGNNGSFSPACGPEPKLLEMSERRRQLLLDMHNLARSKIASGDLDGYRSAAHMPLLRWDTELEQMAALHAKRCQFAHDKCRNTPRFKFSGQNIGYFWIGREFKSHSRRMKSFVINWFREHQDANQSFIDRYHPHPQGKKIGHFTLLVSDRVNRVGCAGVRFLEPKSNRFQFMLTCNYDYNNIFNEPIYQSGPAGSKCPQHRISEKFPGLCDWRDANNDSDSEESAEDGNTLDNNIPL
- the LOC116801973 gene encoding suppressor-of-stellate-like protein, with protein sequence MSSPQSNEHKVDASWIGWFVGMIGNEFVCRVPIDFIENKFNLTGLEYFKETLDVVLEPLFDRSVAWVSGYEEKLYCMIHARYIVSARGLEDMRLKYERGDFGSCPRFYCKEQKTLPVGLSDKWGQSTVKIYCPSCKDVFRPKYRPKLDGAMFGTSFPHLFFMEFPMLKPQPPVEKYVPRLHGFRLHESALMPLESSETLTEDIGSTSSPSSFPN